The proteins below come from a single Roseiflexus sp. RS-1 genomic window:
- a CDS encoding type 1 glutamine amidotransferase: MTRRLRIAHLYPDHMNIYGDRGNIIALQQRCLWRGIACDVLPVGPGTTVDWSAIDIAFFGGGQDSGQALIAEDFLERQGPALRAAIDDGLVMLAICGGYQLLGQYFLTHTGQRLPGIGALDVHTVGGKERLIGNVVIETEPTLCGAPLRLVGFENHSGRTYLGAGVRPLGRVLVGHGNNGEDRTEGAVYRNTIGCYLHGSLLPKNPQLADHLIAVALQRRYADVSALVPLDDTLELAAQRVMAERMLLRN; this comes from the coding sequence ATGACCCGGCGGCTCCGTATTGCCCATCTCTACCCCGACCATATGAACATCTATGGCGACCGCGGCAACATCATCGCATTGCAGCAACGGTGCCTCTGGCGCGGCATCGCCTGCGACGTGCTGCCGGTTGGTCCCGGCACAACCGTCGATTGGTCTGCGATCGACATCGCTTTCTTCGGCGGCGGGCAGGACAGCGGTCAGGCGCTGATTGCGGAAGATTTCCTGGAGCGTCAGGGACCGGCGCTGCGCGCTGCGATTGACGACGGGTTGGTGATGCTGGCGATCTGCGGCGGGTATCAGTTGCTGGGGCAGTACTTCCTGACGCATACCGGGCAGCGGTTACCCGGCATTGGCGCGCTTGATGTGCATACCGTCGGCGGAAAAGAGCGTCTGATCGGCAATGTCGTCATCGAGACGGAACCGACGCTGTGTGGTGCACCACTGCGACTCGTCGGGTTCGAGAATCATTCCGGGCGCACCTATCTGGGTGCGGGTGTTCGTCCGCTGGGTCGAGTGCTTGTCGGGCATGGCAACAATGGTGAAGACCGCACCGAGGGAGCGGTGTACCGCAACACGATTGGATGCTATCTGCACGGCTCGCTGCTGCCGAAGAACCCGCAACTCGCCGATCACCTGATTGCCGTGGCGTTGCAACGGCGCTATGCCGATGTCTCCGCCCTTGTTCCCCTCGACGACACGCTGGAACTG
- a CDS encoding alpha/beta fold hydrolase has product MTSWQAGDVRVHGLRIHYTRTGGARYPLVLAHGFSDDGLCWTPVARALEAMFDVIMVDARGHGRSDAPEHGYGPLEHASDLAGVITALGLDRPFILGHSMGAITALTLAGIHPDLAGAILLEDPPPWWEASALSAAAADDDRWAGMRTWVFGLKRQTRDELIAAQRAANPAWSDDELGPWADAKHRLSLNVINRSAPTEVDWQTILRRITCPTLLITGDPVRGALVTSENVQTLRQFIPHLQVAHIPDTGHSIRRDQFNRYLAAVRDFLTAHALE; this is encoded by the coding sequence ATGACGTCGTGGCAGGCAGGCGATGTTCGTGTTCATGGGTTGCGGATCCACTACACACGCACCGGCGGCGCCAGGTATCCGCTGGTACTGGCGCACGGTTTTTCCGACGACGGGCTGTGCTGGACGCCGGTTGCCCGCGCACTGGAAGCAATGTTCGACGTGATCATGGTCGATGCGCGTGGGCATGGTCGTTCCGATGCGCCAGAGCACGGGTATGGTCCACTCGAGCATGCGAGTGATCTCGCGGGAGTGATTACCGCGCTCGGTCTGGATCGACCTTTCATCCTGGGGCATTCGATGGGAGCGATAACGGCGCTGACGCTGGCAGGAATCCATCCCGATCTGGCGGGCGCCATTCTGCTGGAAGACCCGCCCCCGTGGTGGGAAGCCAGCGCCCTGAGCGCCGCTGCAGCGGACGACGATCGCTGGGCAGGGATGCGCACCTGGGTGTTCGGACTGAAACGTCAGACGCGCGACGAGTTGATCGCAGCCCAGCGCGCTGCAAACCCGGCATGGTCAGACGACGAACTCGGACCATGGGCAGATGCCAAACATCGCCTGAGCCTCAATGTGATCAATCGTAGCGCACCGACCGAGGTCGACTGGCAGACCATTCTGCGACGCATAACCTGCCCGACGTTGCTGATCACCGGCGATCCGGTGCGTGGCGCTCTGGTGACGTCGGAAAACGTTCAGACATTACGGCAGTTCATCCCGCATCTCCAGGTTGCCCACATCCCCGACACCGGGCACAGCATCCGACGTGATCAGTTCAACCGCTACCTGGCGGCGGTGCGTGATTTTCTCACGGCGCATGCACTGGAGTAA